The nucleotide window ttttaatagaagctAGACAGTTCCCTAGCTTAAATCTAAGGTAATTCTAATGTTAGattaaaagaaagtaagaaaagagaagatcatgattttctgttcttttaccTTGGAAAAATTGTCTATGCGAAAAGGTGGTGGCAGCTGATCTGTGTCACTGAATGCAACGTGGTACGTGGCTCCCTGAAGAGTAATTTCTACCCTTAAGAAGTAGCATTTTCCCAGGGTGTCCCTGAACAAGAAAGAGCAAGTGCAAGACAGGTGGGTTTCTGAAGGGCATTACTGCAGCTCTAAGTGTTCAATGGGGGGCAAACgtcaccattaaaaaaaatggaagcatgTCACAAAACACTTGCATACAATAACTACCTCATATTAATATGGAACGAGTTATTTTTGTTGACTTCAAATCCCCCAGACCAAATGCAGTTTCGGACATCCATCAGTCTCACACACAACAGCTGATCATAGTCATTGCGTGGCCAGTGGAACACAACGCTGGAGCCAGGCAGCGTGGAGATGTAGCCATCAGGGTTGGATGTGCCCTGGTAATAGAAATCAGGACATAAATATCCTAAGGGcatgaaaaatacaatattaaCCCATACAACTCTCAAATACAATGCAGCTTTCAAACCCATACACCTCTCACAGCAATTGTTTTGTTAGGTGAATGCTCGAAATTAGAGTAACAAATTAAAAAGCCCTCGTAATCAGACTAGAAGATTTTCAGGTATAATGTCTGTATTCTCTGCAGTTAGAAGACGCTGTGCCTAACTCCAGGTGGAACAAAAATAAAGGCCCTTACCTGACCTCTGGCAAACTCTCTCTGAACAAAGGCAAGCTTATAGCTGGACTTATTATCTAGAAGGTAACGGGGAGCAAATGTCACCATGCAGGTATCAATGTAACGCCCTCTGCCCTTCTTAACATCAATACCTGGTAACAGACacaaattaaaagcaatgctgttaattacaagaaaaaaaaaagcctaaagaTAACTTTCAAGCTATATTTaacataattattttcagtgagtTTCTGAGATTACGGTTTCTGTCATGCCATTTGCACATGTGAAATATTAATAGGAAATGTAGTTTTATGCTACCTGTTACCCTCTGTATCTCAAGTAGAATTTAGAGATAATAAGCATCAAGGTTAAAAAACCCCTCTCTTTTCAAACAACCAGGAAAATCAATGTAATTATTCCCCTTTTCAACACACAAAGCATATGGACATCTGAATATAATTAGAGATAGTGCTGAGGTGAGATTTCAGATGTACTTAGAAGTAGTGTACAGGGGGGATAAAGGACCATGAAAGGACACTCTGTAAATACATTTACTAATACTTAAGGactaaatacaaaaataaaaatccatgaaaactgatttttaagcAAACCAATTTCAGAATACAGAGGTATGAGTTGTTAGGATACTACCTCTTGTCTAACACTTTTCTCCAGACCCTCACAAATCCTTAGCAAAACAAGTTTCCTTTCTGCAGTTCCCCAGTGTCTCTCAAACACAGCACGTACCAATGTTGTAAATGAGGCCTGGTCGGTTTCCATGCTGGATCACCTTGAGGGCTCTGACACCGCTACCGCCATCCAAGGAGAAGCCCTGGCACCAGCCTGGCATGCCTTCAGGATGGATGCCTTTCCCAACCCGCATCGTACAGCTAAGGgtaagaagaaaacacagatttaaaGAAAGGATCAGGTGGTGACAAGGAAAAAGTAGATTTCCTCCTTGATGCCAGATAAAATAACTGACAAGTTTGCTTCACCACACCTCTGCTGTACACAGGCTTCCAAGTGACTGCTACCACTACTCAACAGGTGATCTCAGGAAAAAGCTTTCCCTGTTAGCTGCTATCTATACTAACATACCAGCACACTGTCCTCTGTCAATTACAGTCGTATTTAACAAGGTTCCTCCCCTCTGTTCCTCTCTCAGTGGTACTTACAAGTTGGGCTGTTCTTTATCAGCGTAACAGAACAGAAGTGGGCTGAGGCTTCTAGCAAGTTCATGCTCTTCAAACTGCCCTGCTGCATCTGTTTTGGCATTATCCTGTCTGAAGATGAGTGGCAATCCTTTaaggaaacacaaaaaaatgaGTTATCAAATCATACTCTCACAAGAATTCAAGATGAGAATGGCAAAAGCTATTCTCATTAAAGAACAGCCGAAAACTCTCCTGTTGGAATGTCAGCCATTACTCTGCACACACTCCAGCTCTGCATCCACAATCTCCACCTGAGCTGCTGAAGGGGTAAACCCATCATAGCTGTGAGCACGGAGCCTACAAGTGGAAAAGGACTTTGCAGCTCTGACAGCACCAATGTAAGCTTCTTGAATAACTGCAACTTACTGTTGAAGACCTGATGCTTTCTGAAGGCATCTCAGCCTTTGAAAACCCCGTTTTTAACAGTCTAACCAATGCCAATTTGTTTGTAGCTACATAAGGATGACTAAATTATTCATGTTTAAAAGTCTGCAATAGAGCCACTCTAAGTTATCTGTTGCAACACTTATGACATGAGCTACTGGCActgttagaaaaaatatttcctgcaaTTTTAATTCCTCTGAAGGGGAATTTAAAAGCCCTGTCTAGAAATCAAACGGAAACACTGCATGAAATATCCATTCCCAAATTCCatccttgtatttctgaaagaagaCACTGTAAAACCCACCTGTTTTGTTGATTAACCAATATGGTGCTGAAATGAGTATCTTCAGAGAACCTTCTGCACGACACACAATCCTTATGGTCAAATTCAGCTGGCGCTTGTTGATATCATACAATCGCATCCTCACCATATAGTTTTGTGTCCCAGGAGGAATCAACAGCTCCTTGCAGATTGGGAAGTTTTCTAGCAGTACTCCTGGGAATAACCAAacagaacaacagaaacaacagaaggCACATAAGCAATAAAGTACACCACTGAACTTTCCCATCGTTTGctctttctgaatatttcacATAGCTCACCCACGTTAACTTGTAAAACCACTCCATGCAAAGATCTCTGACCTCATTAAGTCACAAGcagcaaaatgttttgtaaagGAATTCTGCTTAAGGATAATTAGTGCCTAAGCACCATGAGTGCAGCCTGTGCTGAAAACACCAGCATTTCCTGTTCCATAAAGCATCTTACCAAGCTCAATGTTCTGAGATGTATCAGCTGTGTGCAATGCCACCTCCTTGCCAGGTTTCAGTGTGCCACTGATTGGCATCCCTTTAACGTAAAACTCAAGTTCACAAGGCAGCAAGTTACAGACCACCACTGTTGGCAAAAGATAAATAGTATGGCCAGGCTGTCTGAAAATCTGTTTAGCACTGTCAGAAAATATGCTGGAGGGCATGTAGTCAGGGTAGTTCTCTTTCTTGATCGCCACACAAAATCTGTGAAGACAAACAGGTGTGTGTCAGAAGTCACCAATGAACTCAATGGAATAACCAAATCTTGCCTTTGTACAGGAAGTCCACACTATTTTCTAACATTTCCTCCTTTACAATAGGCACTAATAAAGCACTAACCAATAAAGGGGGAcggtcttaaactgagacatgggaggtttaggttggatattaggaggaagtttttcccccagagggtggtgaggcactggaacaggttgcccaaggaggctgtggatgccccatccctgcaggcattgaaggccaggctggatgtgactctgggcagcctgggctgctggttggtgacctgcacacagcagggggttggaactggatgagcattgtggtcctttgcaacccaggccattctgtgatttgccTACAGTTACTGCCATATGGGCCTTaaggagtcctgcagaaatACAGTTATACATTCAGCTTTCTTCTTATGCTAGCGACCAAGCAAAACATCTCGTTAAACTGCAGAAGCTTCTACCTCTatgaattttctttcctattattGAGCTTCGCAGCATTTAAACTGCCAGAAGAGGATAACAGTTTACAGAGAAACAATTAGGGCTTCAATCAACCTGAAAAAGCGGCTGTTCTCAGACTCCATGGAATGGCACTCCCGCTTGCTGCTACAAACTTCTGCTGTCTTCTGAACATCAGTCCAATGAATTGGAGCCTTACAGAAGAAGACTCCCAGTCCCTTTGGCCTGGCTTGTAAACGCCAAGATGTGAGGTGCAGAGGAATAGCAAAGGCATCCCCTGGCATAACTGCTGGAAGAACTACAGGTTCTgcaaccaaacagaaaagaaaacactaagAACAAATTGGGCTCCTTCactgaaaagtattttctaCTGGAAATTTTTCAATTAGTAAATCCTAGTAAATTTTTAGAGCAACAAGTTACGTTTTAAAGTGAAGTACAAGCTATTTTATCTATGTTTCAAGTATCAACCTGTTGTTCTAAGCCTTATTATTCTGGTAGGGGAATAATTTAGGCATGTAAATCTGAAACCTGCTGGAGCTCAAGTTCTTCCTTGGATACTTTAGTGATGCTTACTCCAAAAGATCTTATTCATTATATTCTTGGAAGATTATCAGCACGTCACTACATTTCTAGACTTCACCTCTGCATGCCAACACCTTAAACCTCCTATTGCTAAAAGGTGCAACACAGCATGTACAGAAATTCAAATCCATCTTTACAGAGTCTCAGCTTTCCCTGTCTGCTTGGACCATAAGGAAAATCCTACTGGTTTTTCTGGCTTTTGTTGCTGATCAGTGTCTTCTTAACACCACCCATTCCCCAACCATGGAGGCTGACTTTGCTGTTAGCTGCTACAGGCAGCAGCGAATGTTCCAGAGAAGGAAGCTGAAAATTTTGCACATGGAAGGAGCATACACCACTTACTGTCAGGAGCAGAAGGACTATCCAGCCTTAGCTCCATGGGTGTTTCCAGCTTGTTCTTCACAATCAAGGCTGAGCGCACGGTGATCACTTTCCGAGCACTACCTTCCATGGTTACCTCAAATACCACACGCACAGGAGgcaatgaagaaaactgaaagataaTAGAAAAGCAATAGGAGGTAATAAAAGGTATCTAATAGAGGGACAGGTCAATATTGCAGTAGTAACTGCTGGAGTGAGAATCTGTGCAGGGAGTGCAACCAAGTACAGCATCCACCATATGTGCAGTTTCACAACTATGTTTTGTAATACTTTGTCTCCTTTCCAAAACACAGTCAAGCAATCAAGAAGCATTTCTAAACATTTAACTCAGTATCTTACTCAAAGTGATACAAGCCCTGGCAAGAAGAATATAGAAcctaatcacagaattgcaagTACATAATTTTATAAATTCCTGAAGTTTTAATCATAAGCCTAATTCAGGTGGAATATCAAGAGCTCATTACCCAGACTATCTGTGCTGGCAAGAGCAGGAACAGCAGAAGCTGTTTGCAAAGCTCCATTTTCAGATGCATGCACTAACGTGTTCAATAAGCTCTGCAAAGAAGATATTTCAATACAGCCTGATTTCCCCAAATTGGTGTTTTtgttccagctgtgctgcttaGATGGTCTTGCTTTTAGCATCCCAAGTATGATTTATGACCTTCCTATTTATGTATACTGATTTGGGAAACACATGACTTTAAGTTTTGACAAGACAAAGTAGTGCAGGAGGCAGATACTTCAGCAGTCTCAAAAGAGGCGAACTTGGAACTCTTCTGCTCAGCTTATTTAGACCAAAACATTTGTGcaacagagaataaattttaCTTCTCTGTTTCCTTAAAACAACTCAGCAAGTTTTGGAACTACAGAGTATGATCTTCATAAGAATTAACAGCAGAGACTTCAACTTCGAAGTTGGCACTTATTTCATCGTATATAAAAACTGAGACTGAGTTCAATAGCTCCAAATTTCTCAGCAAAGTAAtaacagcactgctttgctgttCCAAAAGTCAGAGTTTTATTATGTGGGCACACATCTAGCTCCAGTGCTTGCTCAGACTGTGAAAACTGGCATTTGAGGAACCTTATCACAGCTGAACTTGACTTCTGTTTCCtgtgaagaaagcagaagccAGTCCACCTGTAGAGTTATGCTAGTCTTACTTCGGTAGctctcaaaaaatgaaaatatatactTACATAAACTTGTGGATGTATTATGTTTGTTCTACTTATTGGACTTCCAAGCTGGAAGAAAAACGAacaggaaagacagaagtgTTCACTTTAAGATATTACTGTCAGCTGTAACACAGAACattactgcagaaaaataactAAAGGCTGTCATTACTTTGTCTTCCTCATTTTCAACACAACTTTGAAGACATCAGAGCTATATTAGCTTAATCTAATTGTAATACTGCTTTAAAAGATGAAGCTGAAGCAAGAGCATTCATTAAAAACTAACTACCCACAGATGTTCCTGAATAGCAGTTCCTGCTCATTTGcacttttctctttcacaaACCAAGTTGCAGACAGAGATGATGCTTTATACACTTGAATATGAAACCATCAGGAATTATCCAAATAAGAAACTAATGGCTCCTTTTAgtggtaataataataaattctaaTCCTATTTTGTACCAAAAAGACCTCAGCTTTCACCCTCTCCAGTAGCTAACCTTAAAGCTTAGCTAGTTTCTACATTCCACAATCATTTCTATCACCAAGTCTCAATCACAACTGCCTGCCAGCCCGCTGCTTACTGCAATTGTGCTTTTCCTTCATGACAAGTATATTTGGTCCAAGTTGCCACTTATTTCAACAATCTCCAGGCTTTCAGGGAATTGCCAATGTTGTTAATTTGAAGTAAATTAACCACAGAGAAAGCATTCCTGccataaaagaaataaaaatagcagctgtatcatagaatcacagaatggcctgggttgaaaaggaccacaatgatcatctcgtttcaactccctgccatgggcagggtcacctATCATCAGACCAGGCTgttcagagccacatccagcctggcctgtAGTGCTGATTTGAAGCTCAAACTCCACAACCCTGTGACTCTGTCCCTAATACATTATCTCTGTCATTGGCAGTTCTAAGTGCTAAGCACAGGCTAAATGCTGGCTACCCCTGTGGTTGGTTTGTTGTGCTGTCAGTTCACCATTTCATGCTCTCCCAGTTCACACCAACTGAAAAGAGGACAATCTCACGCAATGCAGGAGCTGTTGTTACATCAAAAGCTTGGAGGCATCATTACTCTCAACCTATGCATTTCTGTTAAGGCTCACATCTCAAATCAGAGCTTACAGTGGAAGAGGAGGAATTCTTGTCTGGTGCAGCATATCGGAAAAAGGTTCCAACTTTGTCTACAGACACTGGGCTGACTTCTTCCCAGCCATTCACTCTCACTTGCAGCTGGTGAATCCTCAGATCATGCGTGTGCCTACAGGTTAGATTAAGTTAAGTTAAATTACTACTTAGCGTTCTCTTACAGAGTAAATACCAAACAGTTCACATAAAGTACGTCCTCTGCATAACAAGGAAACAAATCTCACCAATTtagaatttaaggaaaaaaaactcaacaatttttccatttcatggACCTGATTTGTTCTGCTCTCCCTACTCAACACTGATAAGTACGACtacatcaaaataaaacacaaaacctcGTGAAATATTTGTTTGCCAGTTCTTAACACCAATAACACTTATGTTAACAAGTCCTCCTCCCCCTGCCACATACAAAACTTTCTAAAACGTTTTAATAATTAAACTATAACTCACATCTAGGAATAGCTTCCACCTACCACAAGACAAGCTGCTTCCTGTTAAGTCCACATCTATAtagttttaaatattaaaaaaacaaacaaacacccacattaaaagattttttaaaatctcctttTTATTTACTATCTACTGGCATCTTCAtaactatgattctatgagttctACATACGAGTGTGTCAAAGCACATCTTGCAGCCTGACCCCTTCACCTGTGTCTGAGTTTCCCTCTGGCTTCAAACTCAAATGGAACTTCTTCCCCTGTGATAACTTCTTTCCACTCACTGACATTATGGGCATCATCCAGCAACGTTCCATTTTCCTCAGGAACAACTCCTGGACTCCCACTGTGAGACAGTGCAGCCCTGTATAGAGAATCACATCATGACTTGAAGCCTCCAGCACATCTCAGCCCTGTAAACAGAACCATACCCTTTGGGCCCCCAATACATGAAAGATGTGGAAGTGTTGGAGTGGAGCCATGAGacgagggctggagcacctctgctatgaagaaaggttgtgGGAGTTGGGCTTGattagctttttgttttttacaataGTATTAATATCTCAGTGACAAAGAAAAGGCTCCTGACTAAGAAAGACTGGGAGCTAAGATCcctgcaagaaaacaaaagaactgaGGACAACTGGGTTTGGCTGACATCCCAGAGAAGGCAGACAGGTATTGCCAAAGCAATTTCACTTCTTACCGGGTAGGTGTTGTAGTTAGGGTAGCAAACCACAGAGTGCATCCAGTATGGTTTCTCAGAGCAAAGGGCACAAATGGCTGTCTGCGTTTTGGGGTCTTCATTTCAGCTGTTAGACAGAATAAAGACTCGTCTAAATGCTTATGAAAGAAATATccatagaatgatagaatggtttgtgttggaagggacccttaagatcatctagattCAGCAGATGCAGACACAGGATGAGACAATGGCTGGAGAACCACAATCTGTACCAGGTCTAGAAAAGCAGATCTAAAAAACAGCCTAGCAGATTACTAAAACCACTTAAAGTTTTATTAACTGCTCTAGAAATGGTACAAAATCTTTCCCTGCATCATCTGCCTTGGTAATAGAGTTTAAGAACACCACAGGAACTGAGTTTAATcaacttgaaaaaagaaaataaaaaggaaggaaaagaaaagaagaaaaaaagagaaaatggaataCATATATAATCCCTGTACACTAACCTGACTGCAGCCAGAGGTAATCTGGTCTTGTTAAAGTGCTGGCTCTGCAAAACTCTCTGAACAGGAAACTTCACCTACAATGTTTGGCATTTCTCAAGGATGCATTACTAACAAGCACCCAAGTGTTACTctcctcctctgtgctgctgtacaTCACGTCTGTGAAAATACTTACTGTGTttggacaggaaaaaaacaaaccctgccAAATCCCAGCAACTACTTAGGAGGGAAGATAAATGGCTGCTCCCTGAACACATACATCTTTCTGTATGAGAGCTGACAGAAGGCAGACACGTTAAATCAGCTGCTCAAAGACCGGAATTAAACGTCTCACAGAATTTCTCTCCAAAGGATGACTTACATTAAGTTCCAGTATATCATGCAGCCATGCATCTGACCAAGAATAACTGAAGCACAAGTGTACGAAGGCAGAAGAGGGGGGGAGCAGGTGGGGAGGTGTTTGTGAAGGAGTTACTGACGACTGCACATAGCTTTCTCCCAAATGAAGGACAACAAATGGCTCTACTCCTCACTGTGCCAATGGAGACACGAATCTGATCACTCTAAATCTCACCGAGGAAATCCTTTTCAATTCAAAAGTACAAAAATtgaattctttaaaatgaaagctctGGGTTTTTTGCCGAAcacaacttaaaaatatttatatttttggtGTTGAGTTTGATTTCATATCATTTTCTGCCTACCTCAGGTTCAACCAAATCACAGACCAGGAGTCAGATGAACTTTATTCTGCTATTTAATTGGCAggctactcttttttttttttcctccgaGTAAAAAGGAATTTTTGGGATTGTGGCatgattttcaaaagaaaacataatataAAGTTGCATCCTGAGACCAGcaccagaaaataaaagatttacCATAAAAAGGAGTTTTTCGTAATTCATTTAGCTGTTTCTTTTGTTGCCGTGCCCACAAAAAGCCAAGCAATAAATGCTTCTttcccacaaaaataaaatatcttcctGAAAGATACCTCAGAAAATGGATATTGTGTAACCAACAATTCATACAGCCTTTCTCAAAGAGTCTTCCCACAAAGGAACAGTTCTACTTCTCCCTTCTCTGCTGAAGGGCTCAGAGAAGACCTTAAGGTGATAGATGGGATGAAATGCTATAAAAAGTCTTgtggttttttccttttaaaatatagagATCATTCTACTGGCAATTCACACATACACCACAGTATTTACTGTACAgatttccaaaaaagaaaaaaaaaaaaaagcttttattctcTCTGTGCTATACAGTACCTCTAGCATAGATCTGATGCTCTAGATTAGTCAAACTGGCTGTACTCCTAGTTCTAAGGTAGACAAGAGGAAGGCCTGGCAGACAGGAAAGACAAAGTTAGCAGGTAAGCAAAACCACATAAATATAGGTAGACTCTTCCCCATCATGCAGGAGGAGGACAGGGACAGCTGGCAGCATGCAATCACTGTACAACTCTTCAACCATTTGCTCATGTGAGGTTGGTATTTGAGTTACTAAAACTTCTTCCAGACTTAATACTGGGAGTATTAAGTGGAAGAGCTGCCCCATCTCATGTGCTCTTACTCAGAGAGCTGCTGTGAAAGCGTGATTAAAAAAGGCAGAACTAGCAGCACCAAGTTCTCACTCAAGAGAAGCAGTGAagatttttgttattaaaaacaactgaacagaaaataggatttttaatgttttggcCAGATAACCTCTAACAATTCACTGTATGCTACGAAGGCCAACTACTTATGTTTGTAATACTTTAGACAAATGACTGTGCTTGTCAGGAttgtttcaaataaagaaagatTAATTAACATCATACTCTGTCCAAAACATGGTGAATCCTCTGAAGAGCCCATCCACTCTTCAGAACTGACTGCATTTACTTCTTTGTCCTGTTTACAGTAATCTTCCATCCATGACTGCTTGGTGCTTGCGTACTGTTCTAGAAgaataaagcacagaaaataaacgTCTGCAAAGTGGCCAAAAGAAGAgcaattaaaaagcagtttaaatTCATAAGCCTAAGCCTGCTTCACTTTAATgggaaagcttttattttgctgcttttcctatGACCCACTTACATAATTTAAAGACATAACAGCTCATGAAATCACAGTGCTGtcttcaaaaacaaatgtttatatTCTTAAGGgacttttctgattttaaacATGCAGTAGAATCCCCACTTTTCAAGATACTCCAGGAGCAACATAGGAGGTCCCTCTGAAAAGGCAATTAATCTGAAGATGTTTTTGTGTCAGAAGcagtttccatttttcttttaagaggtATACATCTATTCCTCCATAAATAGAAAGACACCAATTAAGTGCTCAGGAACAGCATTAATCAAACCAGCCTGTTGCTGTTGTTAGTAGTAAAAAGCATCACAGGAACTCTAAGCAATTGGTGGTGACTGTCTTTTCCTCCTACCTTACCTTCCTCTTTCTAACAACCTCACAGACCTTGTTGGAGAAACAAATGAATATTTAAGGAACAAGGATGGCTCTTCTTTTCCACCTGAAGGCTCAGCCCTCTGCACTTATTATGACTATTAAATTATACAGATTTGCACAGAAGAAGCCATAATCTTTCTGGCAACGTTTACAGCCTCACAACACAGAAATGTCCATAAAGTTCTGAGTTAAAagtgaacaaaatattttaatttcctgaGGTGGGAACTGAAAACTCCAGTTCTCAGAGACTGAAGAAATAAGCAGCTCCCCACTATGCCTGTCAATGTACTGAAAACTGATGAgcttaacaaaatattttaaagtactgTACGTATGGAAAGCTTTAGATGAAAGCCTGTTTCTGATTATAGAGAAATTTCAAGAAACATATGAATTTGATAGAATTCATATGACCAACAAAAGAATTCCTACTAACTTCTAAAGTATGGAGCTCATGTCTTTACACTTTCACAGTATCTGATAAAATACAGGCTGCCTAAATGCACACCTGTGTACAATATTATCTCAAGTATCTGGGGACTCGTGCCaagcctccctccctccatccatgGGACACCAGCAAGGTTCAATGAGAACTATCTATTGTTTTAGTAAAGTGAAAATTAAGACTTTACAGTGATGCTCTCAGGGAACATTCCTACATACCTAAGAAGACAGAGGTAATGTTGACATCCAAACGGTGTGTGGCCTTTACTTCCAGCTTCAATCGGGAAGGGTGGAGGCGGCTTGAAGCATGCTGCTGCCAAGAAACTGAGCATGGCCACGGCTCAATAAATGGCTCCCAGCCTGAGAACAAAGCCAACACATCACACGTATTACACATTTGAAGGCCACATCGGAATGCTGTTCACACACCTAAGAGTTTAATAATACAACCTCAATAATGAGGTCCCTGCATTCAAGATGAACTTGTAAACCAACATGTTCAAACTGGTCATTAATAGAAAGCTGCTCCAGATCCTCCACTTAAACCAGTGGAGAGCATACGTGGAGGCTTGCAGAAATACTGCACTTCTGAGGGAAGcattaaaaggaaattattgTTTCTGTTAATATAAATTGCAATGGTCTTACTACGTTAATCCATTGCCTTCAGCCTCATCAGCACCCTCAAGTTCTTTAACATCCTCAACTAGGAAACTGAACTGGAAACTGGTTTAGTACCTTAGAGggtagtaatggtgataggacagttgaactagatgatcttgtaggtcctttccaaccttgtgattctatgatcctattgTAATGCAAAAACTTCTAATGTAAGCAAAAACTGAAGTGTAACTTTTTTATCAGCAAACTCTCCACGTTCCCCACTCTTCCTTCACATATCTTGTCCAGGATCGCGTCCACACTGCATTCCCTTGTATTCATCTCACGTTAGGTGAATTTCAGGCTCCCATAGTACACAAGATTGTTTTCCTAAAGTTACATAGACAACAAAACCCCAAGCATTTTACCTGAAAGCTCACGGTTATAATAATCTCCAGAGAGGGTAAAATGAGCACAGCCTTCAGGATTGGCCCTCAAATGCTGGAGAAAATTCAAACCTGccagaaaagcaaagattatcaaaaaaaaacaaacattatcAAGTTGCTACTACATTGTTAATAAGCAATGAATGGAAAGCTCTGTCATTATGTATATGacatatatgcacatatatatacagGAAATTTTATGCAAGTCACTTTGCAAAACAGATACTCACGTGAGAATGTTAGCTCAGCAAGGGGAACATCACAGTCCATGCAGTCATCAATAAAGCAGATGCATATACTTTCTGCCTTGATTTCCACCCCAGAGATGAACTGAAAAGGCACAATCCCTTGGCTGTTTCGACCAGAGGAAGTCAGGGAAAGTGATTTCAAAGGTTCAGCATTCTTAAACAGCCaacttgctgcttttttcaAGTCAccttaaa belongs to Meleagris gallopavo isolate NT-WF06-2002-E0010 breed Aviagen turkey brand Nicholas breeding stock chromosome 23, Turkey_5.1, whole genome shotgun sequence and includes:
- the LOC100542038 gene encoding vacuolar protein sorting-associated protein 13D isoform X3, with amino-acid sequence MDIFAAERYPREYSKAVEDTSTDLSFPSYCVRQTGGSLLKEPFRLKLQVERNLDKELSHAVADILIHGSLSSVHCSLDLPKYKLIRGLLENNLGEPIEEFMRPYDLQDPRIHTVLSGEVYTSMSFLVDMVNVSLELMDPKGKDECSSLARFDFKKSKLLFESSSNRTKSVNLVSHSMMAFDTRYAGQKSTGGMPNVFNCIFQSSKNTSSPGAIQIELHYRSTKDSSSFTVVLNNLRVFLIFDWLLLVHDFLYTPGDTKKRENVLPSRQRTYSSETSVVPKAVKSGVVTKRSSLHVSTEKQLEVKVNVTGTEFVVVEDMSCFDTNAIILKGTTVLTYKPKLLDRPFSGSLFGIEVFSCRLGNEQETALSIIDPVQIQVELVGNASYPSGSGLLDAFNSEDFPPILEIQLQALDIRLSYNDVQLFLAIAKSIPQQTSAAMPDSSASVAESTTNPSSSLVAEPSCLTSENREIPKRVLDPVLEVQLARLQDLGFSMEDCRKALLCCQGDLKKAASWLFKNAEPLKSLSLTSSGRNSQGIVPFQFISGVEIKAESICICFIDDCMDCDVPLAELTFSRLNFLQHLRANPEGCAHFTLSGDYYNRELSGWEPFIEPWPCSVSWQQHASSRLHPSRLKLEVKATHRLDVNITSVFLEQYASTKQSWMEDYCKQDKEVNAVSSEEWMGSSEDSPCFGQSLPLVYLRTRSTASLTNLEHQIYARAEMKTPKRRQPFVPFALRNHTGCTLWFATLTTTPTRAALSHSGSPGVVPEENGTLLDDAHNVSEWKEVITGEEVPFEFEARGKLRHRHTHDLRIHQLQVRVNGWEEVSPVSVDKVGTFFRYAAPDKNSSSSTLGSPISRTNIIHPQVYFSSLPPVRVVFEVTMEGSARKVITVRSALIVKNKLETPMELRLDSPSAPDKPVVLPAVMPGDAFAIPLHLTSWRLQARPKGLGVFFCKAPIHWTDVQKTAEVCSSKRECHSMESENSRFFRFCVAIKKENYPDYMPSSIFSDSAKQIFRQPGHTIYLLPTVVVCNLLPCELEFYVKGMPISGTLKPGKEVALHTADTSQNIELGVLLENFPICKELLIPPGTQNYMVRMRLYDINKRQLNLTIRIVCRAEGSLKILISAPYWLINKTGLPLIFRQDNAKTDAAGQFEEHELARSLSPLLFCYADKEQPNFCTMRVGKGIHPEGMPGWCQGFSLDGGSGVRALKVIQHGNRPGLIYNIGIDVKKGRGRYIDTCMVTFAPRYLLDNKSSYKLAFVQREFARGQGTSNPDGYISTLPGSSVVFHWPRNDYDQLLCVRLMDVRNCIWSGGFEVNKNNSFHINMRDTLGKCYFLRVEITLQGATYHVAFSDTDQLPPPFRIDNFSKVPIVFNQHGVVEPRLYTEVKPMTSLDYAWDEPSLPPFVMLTVKGAGSSEIVCSMNDFQDSKQLYYENFIYIAATYTFSG